The window CCCAAACagcatttttgcacctgcgaaggtgtaaccgcacctacggaaaattcCTCACAGGTGCGAGATTTTCCCTTCTTGgcctggctccgcacctgcggacaagggACCGTTTCTGCACATCCGCAGGTGCGTCCATGATTCTGCTTCTACGCCCTGCCTGCTTCTGCGCatcttccttcgcacctgcgtgcgtACAGGTGCGCCCAAAAGCTCCGTTTCTACGGCTTGTGCTTGCCTCCCCCTTCTTCGCTTCTGTGGCTgcccatgcgcaggtgcggttgcagcaGAAGCCTGGTGCAATAGCTGCTCTTCAAAAATCCAAACTTGGTCCAAGCCTCATCTGGTTAACACCCGATGCCCTCGGgggcccgcccgaacataccaacaagtttgaaatcataaaaaagaCTCACTCGAACCCTCAAATGTGTAAAACAACTTCGAAaataagaatcataccccaaaccaaattgattcaacttaaaattttcaaattcttcaaacttaccacgaacgcgccgaaacatacttaaactactcggaatgacaccaaattttgcgtgcaagtcttaaatctccatacagaactattccctaactcggaattccaaacggatctcgattactccaaaacccactccaaaccaaatttaaagaaccttaaaacctccaaatagctaactttcactattaagcatcgaaatgctcccgggttgtccaaaacccgattcgaacatactcccgagtccaaaatcatcataaaaatttattggaactgtcaaatcccgattacGAGTCATTTTCTAAAagtattgaccgaagtcaaaattGCCTTTTTAAAACCAtactaaggaactaagtgttccgatttcaacccgaacactaccaaatctcgaactaaccatccccacaagtcataaagtagtaaaagcatatactgggagtcttatttaggggaaatgggttctagaaggcaaaacgaccggttgTGTCGTTACATCAGGCCTCAACAGAGGAAGTAAATGATGTGGGAAATTACAACTTCAATgaaatgggtcagaagcaccccagtttttcatggagttcacctgggggtactgcaaatacatggcaacaaaacaacttaAGATTCTAGGGACAGGGAGCTCCAGGTTTCCAAAATCAGTAAAGGCAGCAGTTTCAACCTCACCAATCCAATCAGCCTGGGCTAGAAGATTTGATGAAGTCCTTTATTGTCAAGACATATGAGAGGTTAGATGCTCATGGTGTgactatcaaagaacttggcacaGGGTTGCGAAACCTGGAGAAGGAAGCGGGACAAATTGCCACTATATTATCTGAGAGATTCCCAGGTACTCTGCCACCTAATACTTAAAGAAACCCTAAGGAGATGGTAAATGCTGACTCTGAGAAGTGGACAAGTAGTGAAAGAGCCCACCCATATCCAAAAAGTGGTGGTACctaaaaaagaaagtggggagcagctgaaaaatgaagttgataagaagaagaaaggcaagaagagaactgagaaaaagaagaagggagaGAATTCAAGAAGGGATGAATCTGAAGAGAGGAAGCACATGtctgctttaccttttccccaaaagctttaTAGAGGGAAGCTGGACAAGCAATatgagagatttctagatatgctaagacaggttaatgtaaatttgtcattcacataagtgctctcccaaatgccagcttatgccaaattcttgcaggagatccttacaaagaagaggaagataaacGAGACCTCAatagtcaagctcacagagcgGTGCAGTGAAATCTTGCAAAATAAACTCTCACAAAAATGTGGAGATCTAGGGTgttttactataccttgttcTTTAGGATCTATTAAATTTAATAAGTCTTTATTTGAttttggtgcctcaattaatctaatgcctttgtctatttataggaagttggagagtgagattggagagataaggtcggtaCCAATATTTTTGCAGCTGGCTAACCAAACAACTCTGATACCCGAGGAGATAGTGGACGATGTTTTAGTgtgggtagataagtttgtattccctGTAGACTTTATAGTAGTGAATATGGAGGTCCCTCTGATATTAGGAAGACCATTATTAGTaacgggtagagcaatattggatatacatgatagaaaactcatgcttagagtgagTGAGGAAATGGTGACTTTCGAGATGAGTATAGAAAATGGGGTGAGAAAGGAGAAGCCAGctacaagtgttgagtggaaagtgaagaaTTTGAATGAAAATGCTCCAGTGATTGGAAAAGATAAgcgtggggtgtaccccaagaaggttgctgtctgcatggatgtgcgcattagttcgGGCGCTTGGAATGGAGCatgacttcgactcagacccgactagatattcaggaaagtttcctttaccttatgatttttaattgtgtgtcatagggacatgccacaacttaaagtgtggggtgggggataactgtatgttgtatgtatctgtgttagtaatttagttttgttgttttagtagaTAGAGATAGAAAAATTGTAAAAACTTAGAAAAAAaccattaaaaattaaaatttttgacCTTTCCCGacaatggatatcattcgacgggtttcttgagggattatagttgaaagaaaaagaaaaaaggatttTATTCTTTTAGGCAGTGTAATAATTCTcacttggtttttctttgtgtcgcggttcttttccaagggttttgtttgaaccgggtgtagttagcttTTCTTTTTAGGAGTAAGAAACCTTGTTCTGCgatttgaattgaaagcaatatctcaTAACTTTATTGTACCTTGAGAacagtaagtgctttagttgtgacatttaggctcagtttttgactcttgtataagtactttAAATTGTATAATTTTAACTTTACTTAATTgatttgactagagtgtcttgataatccaatctggagtgagttaggtgccatgtgtatgtgaggttttgtgttattctgtgcattgcatttgatgtctagaacttgccccgtgtgtttgcaaagcaaaatagtagtgttattcagtcttggaagtgatatagacaTTTCTTTGTTAAGCGAGTTATAggttgttatgtatcttagttaacccagTTGATCCTTTAATCCTCTTTCTTTGGCAagcacattacaagccttacctgtttgtttgaattgaccatctatttgaatcttatacctctcgtgagcacttgaatagtatgaactttgtaaaagttaaagtgtggggtgatggtttggcttttgagtggaactattgaaataaggaagaaggttcactattttggaaaaacaagtaagagccacttgaattgaaaaagaaaaaaaatagttgtattattGTGAAAAATGTTCCTTGAGAGTGGTAActtttgatgtaattgtgcttaaagaagttcaGAGTTAATGTATATTAATGTGAAGGTGAAGTTATGGTtcgacataagtgtggggttttaaatgttaaattgtatgtattaaagtacttagggaggtgtaatcactcttatatctaaatgtatcctacccgtcccacaacctacattacaaccaattaaagtcctacttgatccttgactgaatgggctcgattagttgagtagtacactatgggaaagcctatggttcatcttttgtggcatatgaatgttatttctgagagtgagtgaattctttctatcttgagttcctaattgttcttaatatCTATTATGTGTGGAACGACTCTCTATTGCGGTGagagcacttgattcatgaagaaaaggtaatgtcgttgacctctgtgttagagtaagtgagcaggttataaataatgcatggtaTTTTTGAGTCAATATTTGAGGCTATGATGTTACGTTAtggtgcttaatctattttaaatagtcttggtttgatgagttatgagagttgtttaaaaaggtcgtgtcaatatgaagtgtagtttaattgctcgaggacgagcaatggtttaagtgtggggtgttgatggtaggctataatctcgtgttttagtcgcttatttcaCTCCAATTTACTGccctttaattgagtttgagcttatATCGCTAGTATTTTACACTACTTgtttattttatgccttgtacgAGAGTTTCGAGCTATGTaaatgttatggagctaattcaAGTGATTTTGAGCTTTGAAGTTAGAGTAAAAGTcaaagggattaagccgggatcgcgttcgggggtcgaagaCCAAGTATGGATGTAAAAATCGAAGAAAAAAGCTGAATTCTAAGTAAACTACACTAGCGCGGCGCGTGGCGCGCCGCACCTGTGTAAATTCATGCCATATGTCATAAATTAACTCTCTGGAAATCCCCCTAATGccctgcatggcgcgtcgccctaTGTGGCACGCCTGCGCAATATTTAAAGAGTATTTTCCTATTTCGCTCGTGAGAAGGTATTTTCGTCTGGGCACGAccctatgtaacgacccggccggtcattttgagagttgcaGCCTCGTTTCTCCTATTTTTTGCTTCTTTGTGTTCTATAGGTGTATTATgatttatcgggttagttggttcgggtccggagtgatttcagaatgaattgagacacttagtctcttatttgaaaacttaagttggaaaagttgaccggatattgacttatatacaAACAacatcggatttgaatttttatggttatgttagctccattaggtgatttaggacttaggagcgcatccggaatatgatttgtaggtccgtagtaaaattaggcttgaattggcgaaagttggaattttggcgattttggccaacattggaaattttgatatcagggtcggattggatttatggaagttggagtaggtttgtggtgtcatttttgatttgtgtaaaaaatttgaggtcaatcggacgtggtttggtaggtttcggcgtcgttatGGAATTCAGatgttttagaagttctttaggcttgaatccaggtATAATTTGgtcttttgatattgttttgagagattcgaaggttcgactaagtttgcatcgggttataggacttgttggtataattggttgaggtcccggaggcctcggggtgatttcggctGGTTAACGGCTTGATGTGAGTTGAGGAACTAcaactgaagctgctgctactggtgtaaccgcacttgtggagtgggaaccgcaggtgcgagcccgtagAAGCGAAGGAGGAGCCGCAAATGCGGCTAAGGAGGATTTGGGCAGATGATGCATGTGCGATggcattcccgcacctgcgatggtcgcagaagcggatttaggggcgcaggtgcgagtttggatCGCACGTGCGATGTAGTTCCCGCACCCGCGAAGAGCGCAGATGCGATCacttgatcgcaggagcggaggcaATGTTTTAGTGatttttctgcagaagcgggaCTTTGcccgcagatgcagaaatggagtcacaggtgcgagaagtctgggcagaaggtttaaaagcaagggttcgcgatttttgtcttatttcaatattttggactcggacttaggcgattttggagaagagtttcgaggtgattattgaggtaaACTTCTTGTACTCGTCttggatcataaaacttgtttccccactgatttcccctCCTAATTAGCGAGATTGTGAAGTGAAATTtaggggtttagggcttgagaattggagagtggattttcgGGGATTTGGAAGACCaaatgatgttggattttgatgaatttagtatgtttagactcgtgagtgaataggctttcgggttttgtgacttttgtcgaatttcgagacatgggcctgggtgccggtttgagcctatttcggattttggcttataatttcgtgtttttcttgtggaattgattcttttagcctatattaattatatcatactgcttgtggctagattcggggtgtttggagattgattcgaggggcaaaggcattttgaAGTAGTATTTTgcgcgatttgaggtaagtaacagttttaaatctagtcccgagggtatgaaaccccgaattattggattatgtgagtattttggaggtgacgcacatgctaggtgaaaggtgtgtgggcgtgcgcagtaggaattgggacttggtccattctgtggagctgtaaagttgaataactttttactagctatatgctctcactgtgttatagaaatttgattgcaaatcatgttagaaatcatgcttaggctacgtgatggtactgttgggacccgtagaGGTCGCATAACTGTTGAACTacctgcttaattgttgttttgtactcagtcatagtttacttgtttattttaccttagtctctattgtttattattgatgcatcatattattgttgtttgggacGATCCTTATGAtttatgagagcccgagagactagagaggttcacggctgagtgaggccgagggcctatttgTGAGGTATATGAtaccgtagcacgtgagttgtccgtgcggattctgatatgatactatagcacgtgagttatttgtgcaacacgtgagttgtccgtgcggatcttgatatgataatatagcacgtgagttgtctgtgcaacacgtgagttatccgtgcggattatagcgcttgtgctgaaaggagcccctccggagtctgcacacccccagtgagcgcaggtacttattgagtgtgagtattgagggctgagagccgagtgattgagctgttgtgatgagttgagtgactgtttccCTGAGAGGTTTtatttgcttttcatttgttgatgcacttagttgctatatgtcattgttgtgaaatttctgaaagattctatatccggattacatgaacctGGACTGTatgaactgatttgacttaaactgtcggatttgaaaatatgtctattctttgctgtaattattgaaaataaactgtattgtatagctcgtcactacttctcagttccttatttatttctgttacttgttgagtcaattgtactcatgctacaccctgcactttgtgtgcagatccaggtgttaccGGTCGTAGCGAGTGTTGATATTTGATCAGCTGATTCCGGAGACTAACGAGGTggctgcatggcgtccgcaggccttggctctccttcattatcttattcgcatttcagttcttattcttTAGATGTTATATTAGACTGCTTCTggtgtagatgctcatgtacccagtgacaccccgatgccgAGCTATTTTTTCGCCtttatgctttgggttttaccccgttttTTATAAAAAACTctagttattttaaatgtcttagttcatttatgttaaatgttgaaagtattttggaaatgtcggctttcctagtatcacgataggcgccatcacgacaggttaggttttgggccgtgacacgttggtatcagagcctaggttacatatgtctcacgagtcatgagtgggtttagtagagtcttgcggatcggtacggagatgtttgtacttatcttcgagaggctgccaaacccttaggaaaaacaaaattcactttcttgtattctatcgtgcggaattgattcagcttgaaacataactctttgaatcccttccacAAATTCATGTGCGCAtctgagcgctcagtatcagttgtgcatcgccgacttgtgatttcatgaacgaggttcgagatgagtattctgtgttttggtgatggaccaGTCTAGGCAAcctgaggccagggttagaccgcagcttaggctcggtaatTTCGGTTATGAGAACTTGTGAGTTTGGactcatgtgatcggtagtgtccctatgttGTGTCTCGATGAGCGGTCAAATggatatatgatgagtatgatgtaactacaGAATGTGTTCAGGTGGGTTGAATGTGATGGATAAAGTTTATTTGTGGCTCAAGACTTTGCTATAGGgtatttgatttctgtcttgatttgatgtatagtctcgagttatgagtgtattgaatGATCTTTAATGTTGTTTAATTATGGAACGAATTAAATTCCCATGTATttttaatgagtttggactcaggaagattaagtacTTATATAGTAATtatggctgcgaaagggtatatcaagatgccaatttgaggctaagcaggggTTATCTCTTTCAGAGTAATCTAGGTAGGTGTGTTCTTTATAATGCTGAGCGAGTGAGTTTCTATTCTACCAGCGGAGTGTATGTGTTGGAATTTGAACTTGAATCTgggtgagaaagttgacttgactatcaagagaataaatgcgtgCTTAGTGGGTGGTTGAGGTagtttatggtttgtgttacctgagctcGTAAAGCATTTTCGTTGAATCGGCTGTGAgattatgacaatagtagagtaGGAGTATGGTGAGTTATTAGATGTTTTATTATACGGCtatgagccaagtgggggagtctgttatctacgatttgattgcatgatgATGTGTTATGTTGGTTTTTGcccgaggcatacttgtggagtagttatgacttgcagaggttgagattgaggatggctcgagtaaggaaattcctgaacaCGGGctacattgcactttatgaaaaatatgaaagtcaTGGAATGAATAAGTTGTTATTTGGAAGAATGTAGTGCACACGAAGCATGAAATTGATTGGTGAtattaaggcatggttacttctttgggtattgTTGTGCTAAGGGGGGCATAtgtcttttggcccgtttgggaGGTGCAATATGgaattgagcaaagtgggtgactcccgataAAATTCTaataggtttgagaattatatatatagcaattgagaatgttttcgAGAAAATCCGAGATTTGTATTTGAAtatgtcgggacttgcggtaattttgtatgactatggattctacatgtcagtataagaaagggaaaaggaacaattttaaagtcacataaggtattttcagaatgAGTAttacggttgtggtatttatggggtaattatgatgttgtgagactttacagaaattttggtggcaatattcttgggtttggtgacctgcgtggcttggtcgagatagagggattcagttctgatagcttggttatgtgcaagtggatttcaaagtgttcttaatggtttcttcCATGGGTTGAACCGGATATATTCTACCAGTGtaggaaacgtgttgtgtattatgaattcctcctggaaggaagcaagagggaGGTTTCTaaatgaccgggtatgtaattttctaGTTACCCAGAGTTGATAACGAGGTTCCTGTGCTTGtaacatgatggcatgatagatgtggtgtgttgtgcgggattaagatttatatgtgcaaggtggcagttcattcttgaaaagaagatcacgaattttggacaaaaTGGTCAGTCTcaaatatttagatgaatgttataattgctcggtaatctctcgagaagggtgtgcatttcaaaaAGTGCATAGTGTTTTGATTTAcgaatgttcattggtattgcggtactcacccggttgatagactgctgatattcagatttttgctatgtggcacgaaagaatgggagaagtattccttgtggggtgatcgtgtatgagagatgtgttaggcattcaggcggtggagttgggatcaaatatggtgattcgggtgttctatggatttggagactgggagttctcagaagcaggttgtttcgtggttgtggact is drawn from Nicotiana tomentosiformis chromosome 12, ASM39032v3, whole genome shotgun sequence and contains these coding sequences:
- the LOC138903000 gene encoding uncharacterized protein, whose product is MLTLRSGQVVKEPTHIQKVVVPKKESGEQLKNEVDKKKKGKKRTEKKKKGENSRRDESEERKHMSALPFPQKLYRGKLDKQYERFLDMLRQEILTKKRKINETSIVKLTERCSEILQNKLSQKCGDLGKLESEIGEIRSVPIFLQLANQTTLIPEEIVDDVLVWVDKFVFPVDFIVVNMEVPLILGRPLLVTGRAILDIHDRKLMLRVSEEMVTFEMSIENGVRKEKPATSVEWKVKNLNENAPVIGKDKRGVYPKKVAVCMDVRISSGAWNGA